The Salinivibrio kushneri genomic interval ATGGCGGTGGCCGAAGCGCAAGCTCACTCGCACGCGGCGAGAGCGTTGGTCAGGGAATATCTTATTGACTGTATTTAATACCCTCACGTTGCGAGTACTGGCACCGATTTCTGCAGTGGGTGCGGCCAGTTTTGCCGCCGCCTCGGGTTTTGGTTTTTTTAATCAGCTTTCGCTTCCTGAATGGGTCGCGGTTCTGGCCACATTAGTTGTGATGGATATGGCGATTTGGTACCAACACAAACTCTTCCACCAGGTACCATGGCTGTGGCGGCTGCATCTAGTGCATCATGCCGATATGGACATTGATGTCACCACAGGCGCGCGTTTTCACACGGTGGAAATTTGGCTGTCGATGGCCATTAAGTGCGTGTTAGTCGCGCTACTTGGCGCACCTGTTGTCGCCGTGATCGTGTTTGAAACGCTACTCAGCGGGATGGCAATGTTTAATCACAGCAATGTTCGTCTCCCCAAGCACCTAGACGCTTGGCTGCGCCGCTTTATCGTCACACCAGATATGCACCGGGTGCATCACTCCACCCGTTTTCATGAATGCAACGCCAATTACGGGTTCAACCTTTCATGCTGGGATCGCTGGTTTAATACCTATGTACCACAGCCACGCAAAGGGC includes:
- a CDS encoding sterol desaturase family protein → MNWIEAHEAGFRLSLFALVLLVMLVAEWRWPKRKLTRTRRERWSGNILLTVFNTLTLRVLAPISAVGAASFAAASGFGFFNQLSLPEWVAVLATLVVMDMAIWYQHKLFHQVPWLWRLHLVHHADMDIDVTTGARFHTVEIWLSMAIKCVLVALLGAPVVAVIVFETLLSGMAMFNHSNVRLPKHLDAWLRRFIVTPDMHRVHHSTRFHECNANYGFNLSCWDRWFNTYVPQPRKGHQKMRIGLSEVGQPTDAIHVFGMLRLPLRWRILQRAYQHKKES